Part of the Haemophilus influenzae genome is shown below.
TCAAATTACGTCAAATCAAAATTGAATTTAAAGATTTTTATAAGATTTGTGACTTGTATCACATTTGTAAAATCTAAAACATCCATTAAAATGCTAATAAATAAGTAATTGAATAGGTATAAAAGCAAATATGTCCTTAACAAGATGCCCTGAATGCAGAAAAAAGATTAGTGAAAATGCAAAAAATTGCCCTAATTGCGGCTTCTCTTTCAAACAAAAAGATCTAGAGATGTACAAACAAAGATTAGAAGCTCGACGTTTACATAATGAAGAAGTCAATCGTAAAAGCACAAAACTCCACATAATTTGGTTTTGCATCTTTGCAATTTTTATCGCAGTCACAAGCTGGATGGTAAATTAATCTATCAATGATAAATTTATTAAGGAGTTACTATTAACTCAAAAAGCTGATAAAAATTATAATTCTATTTATAACTTACAATGGCTTGATGAAAATACATCGAAAAAAGATGCTTCTCTTGAAGAATGGGTAAATAAAAATACAAAATCTAATATAACCTCTTTTCTCGACAACCATCTTTATACCTGATGTGAACTTATCTATTGGTAATTTTGCTCAATTCTTTGAGGAAAGAAAAATTATCTTAATTAAGAAATTAAGTGATTTATTAAGCTAATTTATAATCATATATCAAATGGTAATCATTCCAGAATGTATAAAATATTGGGAAGACTACCACTTTTCTCTGATATTATCGCAAGTTAAAATTCTAACTACTAATTTAGTATAAATTAGAAATATAATTTATCTTTATTAAAATATTTTTATAATAAATTTCATCTATTTTGTTATGAAAATGTATTACTTAATAATATTTCTGTAACCATTATCTATCGCTGCTAGGAGTAAATAAACAAAAATACACCGAATTTTTACCGCACTTTTAT
Proteins encoded:
- a CDS encoding zinc ribbon domain-containing protein, with protein sequence MSLTRCPECRKKISENAKNCPNCGFSFKQKDLEMYKQRLEARRLHNEEVNRKSTKLHIIWFCIFAIFIAVTSWMVN